In the Colius striatus isolate bColStr4 chromosome W, bColStr4.1.hap1, whole genome shotgun sequence genome, one interval contains:
- the LOC133628471 gene encoding frizzled-2, translating into MGPPDALPALAWLLLGLSVPAPGRSQLHGEKGISIPDHGFCQPISIPLCTDIAYNQTIMPNLLGHTNQEDAGLEVHQFYPLVKVQCSLELKFFLCSMYAPVCTVLEQAIPPCRSICERARQGCEALMNKFGFQWPERLRCENFPRHGAEQICVGQNHSEDGGSPTLLTSATPLAGQGTPGAPRYATLDHPFHCPRALKVPSYLNYKFLGEKDCAAPCEPARPDGHMFFNEDEIRFARIWILIWSVLCCASTFFTVTTYLVDMQRFRYPERPIIFLSGCYTMVSVAYIAGFVLEERVVCNERFQEDGYRTVVQGTKKEGCTILFMMLYFFSMASSIWWVILSLTWFLAAGMKWGHEAIEANSQYFHLAAWAVPAVKTITILAMGQIDGDLLSGVCFVGLNNIDPLRGFVLAPLFVYLFIGTSFLLAGFVSLFRIRTIMKHGGTKTEKLERLMVRIGVFSVLYTVPATIVIACYFYEQAFREHWERSWISQNCKSLAIPCPLHFTPRMTPDFTVYMIKYLMTLIVGITSGFWIWSGKTLHSWRKFYTRLTNSKQGETTV; encoded by the coding sequence ATGGGCCCCCCCGACGCGCTGCCCGCcctggcctggctgctgctggggctgagcgtGCCGGCGCCGGGCCGGAGCCAGCTGCACGGCGAGAAGGGCATCTCCATCCCCGACCACGGCTTCTGCCAGCCCATCTCCATCCCGCTCTGCACCGACATCGCCTACAACCAGACCATCATGCCCAACCTGCTGGGTCACACCAACCAGGAGGACGCGGGGCTGGAGGTCCACCAGTTCTACCCGCTGGTGAAGGTGCAGTGCTCGCTGGAGCTCAAGTTCTTCCTGTGCTCCATGTACGCGCCGGTGTGCACGGTGCTGGAGCAGGCCATCCCGCCCTGCCGCTCCATCTGCGAGCGGGCGCGCCAGGGCTGCGAGGCCCTCATGAATAAGTTCGGCTTCCAGTGGCCGGAGCGGCTGCGCTGCGAGAATTTCCCCCGGCACGGCGCCGAGCAGATCTGCGTGGGGCAGAACCACTCCGAGGACGGCGGCTCGCCCACCCTGCTCACCAGCGCCACGCCGCTGGCCGGCCAGGGCACGCCGGGCGCCCCGCGCTACGCCACGCTCGACCACCCCTTCCACTGCCCGCGGGCGCTGAAGGTGCCCAGCTACCTCAACTACAAGTTCTTGGGCGAGAAGGACTGCGCGGCGCCCTGCGAGCCCGCCCGGCCCGACGGCCACATGTTCTTCAACGAGGACGAGATCCGCTTCGCCCGCATCTGGATCCTCATCTGGTCCGTCCTGTGCTGCGCCTCCACCTTCTTCACCGTCACCACCTACCTGGTGGACATGCAGCGCTTCCGCTACCCCGAGCGCCCCATCATCTTCCTGTCGGGCTGCTACACCATGGTGTCGGTGGCCTACATCGCGGGCTTCGTGCTGGAGGAGAGGGTGGTGTGCAACGAGCGCTTCCAGGAGGACGGCTACCGCACGGTGGTGCAGGGCACCAAGAAGGAGGGCTGCACCATCCTCTTCATGATGCTCTACTTCTTCAGCATGGCCAGCTCCATCTGGTGGGTCATCCTCTCCCTCACCTGGTTCCTGGCCGCCGGCATGAAGTGGGGCCACGAGGCCATCGAGGCCAACTCCCAGTACTTCCACCTGGCTGCCTGGGCCGTGCCGGCCGTCAAGACCATCACCATCCTGGCCATGGGGCAGATCGACGGCGACCTGCTGAGCGGCGTGTGCTTCGTGGGCCTCAACAACATCGACCCTCTGCGGGGCTTCGTGCTGGCCCCGCTCTTCGTCTACCTCTTCATCGGCACCTCCTTCCTCCTGGCCGGCTTCGTCTCCCTCTTCCGCATCCGCACCATCATGAAACACGGCGGCACCAAGACGGAGAAGCTGGAGCGGCTGATGGTTCGCATCGGGGTGTTCAGCGTCCTCTACACCGTGCCGGCCACCATCGTCATCGCCTGCTACTTCTACGAGCAGGCGTTCCGCGAGCACTGGGAGCGCAGCTGGATCAGCCAGAACTGCAAGAGCCTGGCCATCCCCTGCCCTCTCCACTTCACCCCCCGCATGACCCCCGACTTCACCGTCTACATGATCAAGTACCTCATGACTCTCATCGTCGGCATCACCTCCGGCTTTTGGATATGGTCGGGCAAAACCCTCCACTCCTGGAGGAAGTTCTACACGCGACTCACCAACAGCAAGCAGGGCGAGACCACGGTGTGA